One genomic region from Zalophus californianus isolate mZalCal1 chromosome 14, mZalCal1.pri.v2, whole genome shotgun sequence encodes:
- the LOC113912548 gene encoding uncharacterized protein LOC113912548, with translation MDYLGDKLTVAQTHMTQWMGTVRRSFQEALNLVTTTVGHERTSGEPASRTPFKRTSSFRHLASRSRESFRRFSARSQQRFSSLRKRQTDSEPPDLTSPITSGKPSSLTRAELKERAYCFHRGTFCHLTVSAQLKRARRQVMG, from the exons ATGGATTACCTGGGAGACAAACTCACGGTGGCCCAAACCCACATGACCCAGTGGATGGGCACAGTGAGGAGGTCCTTCCAGGAGGCCCTCAACTTAGTGACCACCACGGTGGGCCACGAGAGGACGAGCGGGGAACCCGCCAGCCGGACCCCCTTCAAGCGCACCTCTTCCTTCCGACACCTCGCCTCCCGCAGTCGGGAATCTTTCCGCCGCTTCTCCGCCCGCAGCCAACAGAGATTTTCTTCCCTGAGGAAAAGGCAGACAGACTCGGAGCCACCAGACCTT acCTCCCCGATAACTTCAGGGAAGCCCAGCTCACTGACCAGGGCTGAACTCAAAGAGAGGGCTTACTGTTTTCACAGAGGAACCTTCTGCCACCTGACAGTGTCAGCCCAGCTCAAAAGAGCCCGAAGGCAGGTGATGGGCTAG